In Hallerella succinigenes, the following are encoded in one genomic region:
- a CDS encoding esterase/lipase family protein, whose amino-acid sequence MSWSIPKPMESITNYNVMMLHGALGADKGIKEDNSLVEANRDTSFRGKGHIGKYDSENRLTYWLSKNAFEEPDSMRNVHDSYLYSWRSFTNPANSSKNNAVELGDRTWNKDKKFGGRRALVEEAQEVKAIITQEVVTDSGIRIDTTEKGQTALEIIRQNPDRYRQLASRYILIGHSMGGVVSREYVQGNFYNGDVDKIITLDSPHEGTGALNMIVAKNVSEDFGENIKKNILKSVPNTVSSAAFFSLVLTGDFGNLISGVVGLACYLALDEIGDAAATLASPQKYFSTDSLVHYVDPKKHGFQTIDSLNRRPYIADSLPMFRIMAGRNGMTFTDPQDHLAAFYYMGDRATCFCWQIHLLS is encoded by the coding sequence ATGTCTTGGTCTATTCCTAAGCCGATGGAAAGTATCACGAATTACAATGTGATGATGCTTCATGGAGCCTTGGGAGCGGATAAGGGAATTAAAGAGGATAATTCTTTAGTTGAAGCTAACCGAGATACAAGTTTTCGTGGTAAAGGTCACATTGGTAAATATGATAGCGAAAATAGATTGACCTATTGGTTAAGTAAAAATGCTTTTGAAGAACCGGATAGCATGCGAAACGTGCATGATTCTTATCTCTATTCATGGCGTTCATTCACAAATCCTGCCAATAGCTCCAAGAACAACGCCGTTGAACTTGGCGATAGAACGTGGAACAAGGATAAGAAATTTGGAGGGCGTCGTGCCTTGGTTGAAGAGGCTCAGGAAGTGAAAGCTATTATTACACAAGAGGTTGTAACTGATTCTGGAATAAGGATTGATACAACAGAGAAGGGCCAAACCGCACTAGAAATTATCCGCCAAAATCCCGATCGCTATCGACAACTGGCTTCTCGCTACATCCTTATTGGCCACAGCATGGGCGGAGTCGTCTCTCGCGAGTACGTGCAGGGCAATTTCTATAACGGAGACGTTGATAAGATAATCACTCTTGATAGTCCGCATGAAGGGACCGGTGCGTTGAACATGATCGTGGCAAAGAACGTGAGCGAGGATTTTGGGGAAAACATAAAAAAGAACATTTTAAAATCCGTTCCCAATACCGTCAGTTCCGCCGCTTTTTTCTCTCTTGTCCTGACAGGGGATTTCGGAAACCTTATATCTGGAGTCGTTGGACTTGCGTGTTATCTCGCCTTGGATGAAATCGGCGACGCGGCGGCAACGCTTGCGTCCCCGCAAAAGTACTTCAGTACGGATTCGCTTGTCCACTATGTGGACCCTAAAAAGCATGGCTTCCAGACGATCGATTCGCTGAACAGGCGCCCCTATATCGCGGATTCGCTGCCCATGTTCCGGATAATGGCCGGTCGAAACGGCATGACTTTCACGGACCCGCAGGACCACCTTGCTGCTTTTTATTATATGGGTGACCGCGCGACGTGCTTCTGTTGGCAAATCCACTTGCTCAGCTGA
- a CDS encoding esterase/lipase family protein, which translates to MKKLIIVLFAAVCCECWSVPKPMESIENYNVMLIHGAYGKEKGFLDISDTTKTKEAYAATKALDNGAALGRYHENLDDEPRLLHWLTTKVFDEPEMNVDDVHPKHSYVYQWRSFSNPANSSYNNAFELGDRTWFMPATRYEHRRAMMEEAQEVKASVYDSTERKYIYGQEALDTIRRNTDLYRQLASRYILIGHSMGGVVSREYVQGDFYNGDVDKIITLDSPHEGTGALNMRLGLLLFCMKICRRNFKENRV; encoded by the coding sequence ATGAAAAAGTTGATAATTGTACTGTTTGCTGCGGTGTGTTGTGAATGCTGGTCCGTTCCCAAACCAATGGAATCTATTGAAAATTATAACGTGATGCTTATTCACGGAGCGTATGGTAAAGAAAAAGGGTTCCTAGATATATCGGATACCACGAAAACTAAGGAGGCTTACGCTGCGACGAAAGCCTTAGATAATGGTGCTGCGTTGGGACGCTATCATGAAAATCTTGATGATGAACCTCGTTTATTACACTGGCTTACGACAAAGGTATTCGATGAGCCGGAAATGAATGTGGATGATGTGCACCCAAAGCATTCCTATGTCTATCAGTGGCGTTCGTTTTCCAATCCGGCGAACAGTTCCTATAATAATGCCTTTGAACTAGGCGACAGGACGTGGTTCATGCCAGCGACCAGATATGAACATCGTCGTGCAATGATGGAAGAGGCTCAGGAAGTTAAGGCTTCTGTATATGATTCTACTGAAAGAAAATACATTTATGGTCAGGAAGCGCTTGATACGATTCGTAGAAATACTGATCTTTACCGTCAATTAGCCTCTCGCTACATCCTTATTGGGCACAGCATGGGTGGAGTCGTTTCACGCGAGTACGTGCAGGGCGACTTCTACAATGGCGACGTGGACAAGATAATCACGCTTGATAGTCCTCACGAAGGAACCGGTGCTTTGAATATGCGACTTGGATTGCTGTTATTTTGTATGAAAATTTGCAGGAGAAACTTTAAGGAGAACAGAGTATGA